The genomic region CACCTAGCAATGCTACAGCTGCTGCTTAGTTAGCAACTAGGCAAACAAGAGAAGACCCGAAAAATATTCAGAACTATCTCAAGTGCAACTCTTTGGGGTCCCTTCTGTCTATCTTTGACAACTCCAAAACTGTTTTATATGTGATTCCACAGCTCACTAAATCCCGCTCTCTGTTACAGTAAGTGGCGATGCTGTGCTACTCATGGCAGAGATGCTTAAAGTATTTGTCCAAGGTAAGGAGTTCTGCTGGGAACACTTGTATACAGATTGCCTAATGATAAAACGGTTAATATAATGTGTTATCTTGTTCCCAGAGGCGGCTGTGAGATCACAGAAACAAGCTGAGGCTGAAGATTGCGATCAAGTAGACATAGAGCACTTTGAAAAGATCCTCCCTCAGCTGGTGTGTATCTTAAAAAACTGTAGATTTATAAGTTATTTAAAAGCCAGAGATTTTAATAATGCAATGCAAAGGCTGCTCCAGTGTCCCGTGTaatatgtatttgttgtttaGACCAGCAGGGCatgttatttttcttgtttggCTCCTGAATTCTGAATCATTTCTGTGATGCATACTCAGCCTAGATGCCTCAGATTGTGCTGTTTGATTGAAATAAATTCCCGAAATCCCACAGACCTGCTCAAGCTGCTCGTAGTTTGTTATAGAAAATGATGGTCGGACATAAAAGCAAATTCGACATAGGATAAGTCTGTTTCAAAAGATTTATTTCCAATAATAATCTCACAgtttttcatctcttttccAATGCAGCTGCTGGACTTCTAGCATGGCAAAGCCACAAGATGGAGCCAGAGTGTTGCCTGTGTGTTCCTGCTTGAATCCTCCAACTTCAATTCTGCTTATTTTTTCTGTATATCTGTAATTTCACAACCACTCAAATAGAGAGATTACATTAAGAGCGTCTTTCTGTATGTGTTTGAGTGTGATTTTCAGTAGAAAGCGGCGGCGCTGTCCGCACGCCTCCATGCCACCACCAATAAGGCCCACCTGTGCTCCTCTGCAACAACAGGTGCTTCCAGCATGCTCCATAGTGCCCTTCATCAAAGCCTCCTGGAGCAGTTGGAAGCAATTAGAGTAATAAGGGGAGCAGCCAGTCCCTTAGATGATGACAAGTGCCAGGAAAAAAGGAGTACCCCCTCCGGCCACTTTGAAGTTCCCTTTTGCTGTCCTGCGATGTTTAGTTAGAGGTGGGGGGAAGGGCAAAGGGGACCTCTGGCACAGGGGGAAAGTTGAATGGGAGTGTGCGTGCACGAATGCGTGCATGTGTTAGCCAAACATGGCCAGAGACCACACGCATAGATATTCTGTTTGAAAGGAAACATAACAAAACACATTGGAACATGGTCCAAGAAGAGCAGGGTGCAATTCTGAAGGTAAATAAACAAAAGAGGCGAGTAGTAGAGGTGCTTTCTCTCCTTTCACCACAGCAGAGGGGGAAGCTGGGCCTACAAGGGAGAGCGTAATGTGGGGTTTTCTAACCCAAAGTGCCTCTGATGGTTTTCCACCAGTGGTGTATTTGACCAACATGTCTTTACTATGAGTCAGCATAGCTGTACAACACCTCACACTATTTATTTGTGTGGCTCTCCCGTGACTCACTACGCTTACAAACGCCGCTCACATGCAGCTGGAAGCAACTTAGGCTGAAGTCCGGGCTCAGATAGGTGCTCAAGGACGCAGCACCTGGAGTTTGACCCAGCACCTTTTTTAGTAGGGCCCAGACTGGATTTGTGTTTCCCAGGAGAAACATCCACAGCAGGCCTTCAGTGGAAGGTGTGTGCGGTTCAGTGAAATTTAGCATGCAGAAAGAAAGGAGGTTAAATAATTTGTTGGGttaataaagacagaaagaggacatccaccagaaaattttgagcatcaaacacttaatttcttaCATTCTGGTGAATTGTTATGCTCTAATTcgtgcattttctgcatcaatataTGGTGTAATTGTCTTTAATTTTATCAAGATAAAagccctctgctactttcatgtgtTTATAGGGGGAGACAAatgaacattttcaaaaaatatatatccacACCTATGAATTAGAGTCATTCACAGCAGCAAGTCCTGCCCTCTAGTTTTTAGGAGCACAGAAAAATGCAGCTCCACCGCTTTGACAACCTGCTCActcatttaaaatgaatttaaatacCAGATATGGTGCCAAATAATCTTTATGAAAAAGTGGAATACATCCGCACTAATTTCAACAGTAAGATAAAAAGGTGTTTTTTGGTATGTAGCATTTCTGGTCGTTTGTAAAAGATGAAATGAATCCccagctgtcaatcatctcaaatgaaataaaaataattgtcttgGATCTCtcatctcttcttttttccACCATATGAGTTGCTGAAAAGTCTCTGTCCTGCTGAAGTGGTGCACTACTGTACAACGTTTCTCCTTATGCATCTTAGTGGAACAAATTACATCTGAAGGCAGTATTATTAAACATACGAAAGCAGTTAGGACAAGAATGGGGAGGGGCGTTGAAGAGAGTAATGAGTTAAAGCTTTTCTTGATCATACATTAAAGGCAGGGAGTGTCGACAGCCAGTCCAGACACTTTGGAGAAGCTCTGGAGTGAGAAGCTGTTCCCAGGAGAAACAGACTGATCTGTCTCCAGCCTTCTGGCTGCTCTTTGGACAGCGCAGCACATGGGACAAGGGCCTCATCACTCGAAGATATCTGCCTGATTGTAGCCATCAATATCAATACAGATATTAAAGCAGCACCAGTAACtgccaggattttttttttttttaataataaaactaaaGGCTGTCCACTTCGGTTTACTATTTTTTATACAAATACAGATTGCAGGTCTGTGTCCGAGCCTGATAAGGCTGTGTCGTAACAGTAATTGTGGTTTACGGTGATGCTTGTCTGGGGTGGAGTCGTCTGCATCAGGCTTGAGAGACCCTGTGAGGGTCTGTTAGGATTATGTCAGATTTCCTTAATTCCCGACTCACTAGTCTGtggttgatttttttctgttagaGTGACACAGTTTCTTCCATCTCTCCAACTTTCTGTCATCTTGCTCCTTTCTTCTTGGGGCCCAAACTAGGGTCCCGTCTATGACAAGTGATCATAATACACCCATTTCCCTGACTGTTGGATTTTCTTAGATGGCTGTAACGACATGCAAGCATGCAAAATGTGAAGTGTATGAGCTACGTCAAAGTTTATTGGCTTATAAGGCACATGAAACATTCACcatgaatgtaaacaaaaaacatttactgtGCCATATACATCATTCTCATTAGTAATTCTGCAAGTCTTTTTATCTGACAGACCTTGTACTTTTTCTTGAATGTGGTTGAAACATTTGACTGAAGTCTGGAAAAGACGAATAAGATCTTCTGGCATGCAAGTTAATTTATAATTCTTGCAAAGACAGGTCGACGACAGGAAATGTTAATCCACAAAGAAGCCACAGGTGTCATCTGCCATTGGTGCCATTTTCACCCCCAACATTTCaattacacattgtttgtgAGCAGTCATTTTATAAATATGTGATGGCATGCATCTGCTCTCGGATGTTTGTGTGCACGTATGTGCTTGCATGCATGTTGTGCTTGATCTGGGGCTGTGATGCATTAGTACCGAGGAGACAAGAGGCCCTTTTGGCCCCCTCATGGGCATGGAGCTGTCTAACCATGGAGGAATGCTGCAGGGGACACAGAGCGAGTGCATTCCTCTTAGATGCTCCACACGCAACTCACGCACACATGAAAAGTTACAAACATTTACAgccctgttaaaaaaaacccaaaaaaacaacacaaacaaaacgtGGTCACGGTGTTTGGTGCGCATGCATTTTACAAAAAGCTTGCGTGTGTGGAGAGAATGCAAATACAGACACAGCATCTCTGTTGACTGTATATACTGCTGTGACATGCGGGTTTCCTGGAGGCCCCGGGCCTCTCTGAGGTGCCTGGGGTCCTAAGGCTAAGCTTTGTTAAGGAGCCACGGGGCCCACGCCGGGGATGATTAGAACATACCTGGCAGTTTGAGCCACTTGGGCGCTCTGCTGGGATCACTCCTAACTGGTTGTGGCGCTTGGCTGTTAGTCTGAGGCTGGAGATGGTCTGCTGCTGTGCTCTGTGTATCGGCTGGGGCTTTGGTAGCCACGGGGGGCGGAAAGGATTCTTCCGGAACCAGTGAGGTGGATGATAAGGTCAAAGACCTTGGCATGCAGCTGAAGAGGGAAAAGGGAGCAAGAGAGATGTACAATTAGGCCCGCAGCTGGGTTATTTCTGGAGCCCTGTACTACTACCTTAACTACATTACCCTCCTCTTCCACCCCGAGTCCCCTCTACTCTCTGTctccacccccctcctctgcaTGGTGGCCTACATGGTCAGGGCATAGGCAATAACAACAGAGTAATCCCCTTACATAACACCGCACAAACTCGACGAAACAAGACCATTCAATTAATTTTGGAAGCGTCTAAAAATAAAGAAGCAGTTCGGTCGAGGTGACGTCAAAaggggtgtgtgtatgtgtgtgtgtgtttgtggggggGAACCTCAAACGAGCCGCCGAGACCCGACTGGACTGGAGGTCAGCGAAGCTCTCTATTTTTAGGTCTTGTCAAAAGCAGAGGTATAAAATTAGTCCAGCTTTGACCCACACAGGTTCCGTCAGTCACGCTTAGAGGAGCTGTGAACTTGAAGGTCACGCACTCGGAATGATGAAAGGGCCGATGTTTGATGATATTTAAAAAGGAGCAAGTAATGACCGAAATCTCTTTAGCTGGTGGCAGGTGGCACAGTGTGAGGTTGGCCTTTGTTAGACTTGTTAAAGGACTTCATCAGCAGACATGCGAAGCCCTCGGCGACGGGCTGCAACAACACTGTAAATGCTGTTTGGACAAAAGCGGTAAATGGGGCAAACTGCTGCCTGACTTTGATGTCATATTTGAGCAATGTTGGAGAACACACCATCAGGCTTATGTTAGAGTTTTAGCATCAGTCTCTCTGtacatagattaaaaaaaaaaatctaaggcCTGAAGGAGGCCAGTGTAAACAAGAGTTAAGGGTACTGGGTCAAAACAAGTCTTCCAAGTTTCCTCCGCAGGTCCAGAGGCCAGCATGCTGACTGTCTGTCCTCACAGTGGTCAGGGGCGCCGGAACTCTAAATTAGCCCCGGTGAGTCAACAGGACAGCTTTCATGTAGACAAGGGCTCATGTCAGATTGCAGGAGAGGTCAGGATGTAAGGGTCAGGGGTCAGGATGCAGTGTTGGTCCTCATCTTTAACAGCTTCCTGTCTGCTGTGTTGTGCAAACCTGAACGGTAATCCCTTGTGATACAGGTTCAAAGCAAAGGGATTGCCTCTCTCTCTGGTGCAGGTATGGGACTCATCACTCTTCTTGTACTTGGTGGGTTCACCACTTGACTGAAGCATCTCACCAGCTAAGGACTGGACTGGCTTCTCACAGGCATTTATGGTCCCCTGAGGATGCACACTGCCAATTCCTCGTCTTAAACCActatgaggttgacattttgggaTTTTAATGACACGTCTTGACAACTATCAGATAGATTATGACCATGACATGTGGTGCAAATATTCATTTTGCATAAAAGATGAAACCTATCAACACTGGTGATCCTCTTGGTTTCACTTTcgcaccaccatgaggttgacatctGTGGTATAAGTGAGATGTCTCGAAATAACAATTGGATGGATCGCTAAGACATTTGGTACAAGCTTTCATGTTGGAATTAATTATAAAACTTTAAATGATCCCTTAACTTTCCATCTTGCAGGTCAAAGGTTTTGTTTGTCCAGTACTTCTGATTATGACTAAATACCTACAAAAGTAATTATATTCCCATCAGTCTCAGCTATAGTTTGTATTTTTTGCtaagtagctaacgttagcatgctaacatactagACCTAGAGTTCACTTGCTTTGGTCAGAATCAGGGATTTATTTAGGTACAAACTTGTAAAATTGCCTAGAgatggttcatgttctcacagcagcatttacaagcggaccagaccAAATGCCTGACCAATCAAGacagctgctcttgattggtcagagcTTCCAtatgggaaaaatccaggaagtaaacaaaacgttgaagaagagtacacttgcaagataaatgcgacactttctaatgtcacaatggagggacaactacgcaggttgattttagcgctggtcatcgtggacattgttcattttagtcaaaccatacagtttgaaaacgaggcgcagctccaactGGGAAACAATGTTACggtgcattggatgtgctgaatgtgcatattaaggcagtacaggaggaggtgcacattaataatcctccaggactgtaacatgctcatgtttaacccaaacaatgtgtcatgtgactgcagttggttcagatccaggtcggaacacgttctcaccacaaacgaaccgcaccagagttagTTTGTAACCGggccaagaccacctcttcaagaaggtcttggtccggttgttttggtgcacacctgagtgtgattgctgtgttcacaccagcccaaacgaaccgcacaaacaaacttgagttgtTGAAAGCACCCTAAGGGGGCTTTCCCATCAGGGACTCAGGTCTGGATCCGAGTACACTTGACCCCCAAGTCCAGTTTGTTTAACTAGTGTGAATACTGTTTACTGTACCGAGGAAGAGTGCACTGATTCGGGTCCACTTGAAAAAAGTGAATTCTCGAGTACAGTTCACGTGTACTCTGGTCTGGTACACATCAGGTGTAAACACCAACTGTACCCAAACAAGGAAGTGGAGTGCTATTTTTATGCAACTACAAGGAGATTTTAATTGTTTATGAAACAGCGTCAATGTAATGCTGGTGCCTCTATATCAGACGGCAGCACAATCTATCATGGACAGACCCAAATTCGCCTTCCCTGCCGCCTTTGACCTGCTGTCAGAGCTCTGACGGGAGGCGCAGAGCTCTACGTCACAGTAGTGGCTCCTTCTCCAACAAGGAGCAGAACTTCGCCTAGCTGTTTTGTCCATCCCCACTGATGATGGTCCCAGAGGCAGCCGTCTGCGGCACCCTCTTCTATTCTGtagcacaacaaaaatgtcacagacATGGTACAAATTAATTGTACCTAGTATGAAAACCTCCTAAGATTATGAACATGTTAACATTAtccctgctaaacatcagcatgttaacaacTGCCATGCTACCATTAGTAttcagctcaaagcactgctacGTTAATGAACAACTTTTTGCTACCATCGCTGTGGACTATTATGCCAAACCTGTTCAGTGGCTTTATTAACGCAATACAGGAGGATAGTAAAACATGATTGATCGGATCAGGTGGTCTTTCTGGCCCTCTAATCCAAAAAAAGTCAGCTTGAattatgcagaatctgtagcaGCAAAGTTTACTATCACAATTTATTTGACAGCAATTTACATCAAACAAATCCTGAACCACAACCTTTAAGATTTCGAGGTCTGCCCTTcataatttatttgatttttgacacaaatgtttcattttaaaatatataacaagTTGCTCCGATGCTCCTGCTCACCCTCAGACTTTGAAGGTGCACCTGTTTCTGCACAGATGTCATTCTGTAGTTATGGAGGGAAGGTGAAACTTCAGGGTCAACAGGAGACACAGCAGGGTTCTCCGCTGCAAGGTGTCTCTTTTTCTGGAAGAGCCAATTCAGGCTCTTTTTTGTTTCTCCAGCATGAAAACAGGGAGAACAGGAGAGGTGATTTACCAGCCTGTCTTGACATCAAACTGGAAATAAACcagagctgctggaaacacgCTGGCCCTGGAGGAGCAAAAAGGGGGACGGAGTTAATGCACATTTCACATCACACAAGTGGAGCTTGGATGATGTATGGTTACTGCTGCAGGGGACAGTTGGCTCTGAAAGACGTCTGCAAATCACATGGTTTGATTCTTGCTCTTTGTCAGAATTTCTAACAATCACATACAGTAAAAGAGGGTGCTGACACGAGATGATCTCCGACCTCTGAAGACCCGTAAATTGCACAAACTCTCCCCCTCTTAAATGTTCTATCTTcatcagacagagaggagagggtgaAACTTGTTTCCAGACATAAAATGTAAACCTCTCTCCAAAAACAGCAAAGGAGCAGATCCACTCACAATGagctgtaatttaaaaaaacgcCTCTcctggaaaaacaacaataaatttgAGGGGGCTTCAAAGGGGCCGCCGGTGCTCTTACTTTTCTGTACATAAAACAAAGCACCGGTATGTTCTTAAACCACTTAATCGCTCACCCTGCGATgaaacacactgagacagagactgagagagagatgtAGCAggcaaagaaaaggaggagactCCTTTGACttaatgtgtggaggctttTATGGTGTCTGACTAAAGGACTGTTGGTTAATCTCCTTTCGCTTTctgcttttatctttttttcctaTAACTCTCACTCTATCTAAAAGTCTTCAGTCTTAATATGGTAATATTATCCAACAAAAGAGTAAAGTTTTCAACAGAGCTCCATGTTTCCCAGCATGGTACTAGGGTGCAAAATAACCCCGGGGAGTAGGGGCCTAATTTGGGCTGAAAGCCAGTCTATCATATAAGAGCATCAGAATGATTCCCACAGCGGGAGCAAGACCGTCTTCTGTGACCAGATATCCCAGTGGTGCTGCTGGATGTTGCATTGATACACCACACTGGCTAAGGAGCTTCATCAGTGGGAGGGCAACGTCCTGCATCCTGATTCTGTTAAGAGGCAAAGCCATGACATGTCTGAGCGCCCAAAGAGAAAAGGCCAGGTGTCCCCCAGTTCCTCTTCCATTTCCCTCCTGATCCTGCTAACTAACAGCACCAGGGAGCTACCACCCCTGGCACTGACACCAGGATCACTGAGCTGCGGAGCTGCGTGGGAGTGAAGATttaagcccctttcacacatgcagtctATCACTGAAATGTTCATGAGCATTTCCTGCATGGGGTAATGTGTGAATGGAAGCAGCGATTGATATTCAGGTTAATCTGTACTGCCAATTTCCCACCTCGAGACCAAAGCTGCTTTTTCATAAGAAAtccagatgatgtcacaggaatcAGGTCTGGACATTGTCAGGAGTTTCTCTTTCAGACATTTAGCACATAACAGGAGATCGTCTGTGTCAGAAGCGTTCTCACCTACTGGAAATGCACCAaaatggttagatttaggcgaGGAGTGGAGGCTGAGAAGAGCATGTAGGGGGCAGGACATGACACAGATTATACCCTGGTCACGTGGCTGGTTCGTAATTTGGTCCTAAACAACAAAGTCTTTTGCTgttccttgaatttgtctgaAGATTTAGGCTTACTGGCAAAAAGTCCCGAATCTCGTCATCTCTCCAGTGAGACATTTTCATTGCCGTCTTTGTGTTAATGACCCTTCTTCTTCACCcttggatgtttgttttcttccagttttGCGCAATAAAAACATGCCCAAATGGACACATTGGACATTACACTGACTTTGTACTCCGGAGCTGGCAGGATGTCCAGTCCATCtgattcagacatttgtgtATAGTACGGCTCCTACGGGTGATGTCCAGATAATTTCAGGTTTACAgggcatgtgtgaaaggggctctAGTAACATTTCGGGAAAAACACCAGTGCGACTGTTGTGAAAAAAAGCAGTAACACTGCAGAAACAAGCAAATAGAGGGATACGTCCATCTGACAAAAGAGGCTTTCGACCAATTACAAGACTCCGCTTCGTTCCTTTTAATGTATAGAATGCATTACATGTCTCTGAAATGAGCTGAATAATAAATACGTTTGAAAAACCTCCTCGCCCGCCATGTTCCTTGTACATCCGGCCTTGCCCCAAAcacctttttcttcttctgttgagTTTCAAGACAAACAACATTCATACCACTATCTGTTGGACTGTCCCTTGCCTCCCTGTATTCCGGCATCGTCATGGCATGTGTGAAAAGGCGCAAGACAGAAATAATAGTGAATACTGAAAATCTGAAAATCACGAGCAGTGCCTGAAAGGTTATCCCAGTAATGTACCAGGAACTAcgtgtgaaagaggctttagTTGTCAACTGCCACCTGACAGGAGAACTAAGACTcacatttacaaagaaaacatgGAATTTAGTTTGGCATTTCACTGTAAGAGGTGTGCCAGATTACCAATGCTGATTATATGAACACTATATAGATCTAACCACTGTATAATCCACCGTCCCCTCCTGTTTGGCATCTAAATAAAAACTGAGCTGAGATGCATAGCAGCTGTAGGAGTGACAATTCTGCCGAAATGTGCTTTAGATTAAGGTCTCGAAAGTGAGCTGCTGGTTTCTATTTTCTGGGCTGGATGAAGACctttccaaaagaaaaaaaaacattcaacagAGACATGGTTCAGAGTGATGATATGAAATGTATCAACTACAAAAGAAACAATCCACTGAGCACAAATTGATAGAAAGAATCATCTGTGGGACACAcatttgacaaaaacacaagatcTGCTTGTTATTATTGACTGCTGTAttgattatttctttaattcatcaattcattatttaGTCACCGTAATTGCAGAGAAGCACATGACATGCCGATCCAACCCGAAGTGTAATTCAGTGTCCAATAAAGGTGTTTCAGGCCCAAAAGCAGAGACATTTTCGTCCCACTGAGGTCATGGGAAAAGTTTACACACAGGCTATTTTATGAATGGGTATCCCAGGGTGTTGAGCTGCTGACCCAGGTGGAGAAAGCACAGAAAGGACAGGAACGTAACACGCACCGTGTGCTTTTGAGGTTATGAAACCTTGTATTTGCTGACGGCGGCCCAATCTCCTTCCTTCATCTTTCTGACTTGAAGAAATATTGTCACAATACGTTAAAAGGAAGGTCAGATGCTCGGTAACAATGTAAAAACACCAGCCATCAGAGCAATTTTATTCTTCGCTGCATCTCAGACGCCGAGAGTGGAAGCGGAGCTTGTTCATCCACAGCTGAGTAA from Epinephelus moara isolate mb chromosome 18, YSFRI_EMoa_1.0, whole genome shotgun sequence harbors:
- the cenpx gene encoding centromere protein X, translating into MAEKETEIGFKKETVSKLLSSFFKEDKTRLSGDAVLLMAEMLKVFVQEAAVRSQKQAEAEDCDQVDIEHFEKILPQLLLDF